The Bemisia tabaci chromosome 5, PGI_BMITA_v3 genome includes a window with the following:
- the LOC109036687 gene encoding aquaporin AQPcic, which produces MEDISSSGEEISMKAISKVIGVPDIRDGPTLTKCIVAEFVGTLLLVLIGCMSVAFVHQDNFVDVVKIAMAFGLIIASMVQAIGHVSGCHINPAVTCGLAVSGHVSIIKGMLYIVAQCLGAICGAIILNEITPKTGYTAAGNLGVTTLSTGVSDLQGVAIEALITFVLLLVVQSVCDGKRTDIKGSIGVAIGFAIACCHLAAIKYTGASMNPARSLGPAFVSGIWDKHWVYWAGPILGGVTASLLYAITFKAKKRSDDSSYDF; this is translated from the exons ATGGAGGACATATCATCTTCCGGCGAAGAAATCAGCATGAAAG CGATCTCAAAAGTGATTGGAGTGCCCGATATTCGAGATGGGCCCACTCTCACAAAATGCATAGTTGCTGAGTTTGTAGGGACTTTGCTGTTAGTGCTCATAGGATGCATGTCGGTAGCATTTGTCCATCAGGACAACTTCGTTGACGTTGTGAAAATTGCCATGGCTTTCGGGCTCATCATAGCCTCTATGGTCCAG gcAATAGGTCACGTTAGTGGTTGTCACATCAATCCGGCTGTAACTTGTGGACTAGCTGTGTCGGGACATGTTAGCATAATAAAAGGTATGCTGTACATCGTCGCGCAATGCCTTGGAGCCATCTGTGGAGCAATCATTTTGAAT GAAATCACGCCAAAAACAGGTTACACGGCTGCTGGTAATCTGGGAGTAACGACACTGTCTACAGGAGTTTCCGACCTGCAGGGTGTGGCGATAGAAGCACTAATCACATTTGTGCTGCTTTTAGTTGTCCAGTCCGTCTGCGATGGGAAGCGGACCGACATCAAAGGATCTATCGGCGTTGCGATAGGATTCGCAATTGCTTGCTGCCATCTCGCCGCG ATCAAGTACACCGGTGCTAGTATGAACCCTGCTCGATCATTAGGCCCTGCATTCGTCAGTGGAATTTGGGACAAACATTGg GTGTACTGGGCCGGTCCAATACTCGGTGGAGTCACTGCCAGTCTGCTTTACGCCATCACTTTCAAAGCCAAAAAAAGATCGGATGATAGCTCTTATGATTTCTGA